Proteins from one Drosophila gunungcola strain Sukarami chromosome 3R, Dgunungcola_SK_2, whole genome shotgun sequence genomic window:
- the LOC128251910 gene encoding LOW QUALITY PROTEIN: uncharacterized protein LOC128251910 (The sequence of the model RefSeq protein was modified relative to this genomic sequence to represent the inferred CDS: inserted 1 base in 1 codon; substituted 1 base at 1 genomic stop codon), translating into MAGYSWPXLVISLPASHFSYFNALSAIWQTXKLETATTTATGQQGERIGMSECGTCSCANRQTSKRVLQP; encoded by the exons ATGGCAGGATACTCCTGGCCATGACTTGTAATTTCGCTTCCTGCGTCtcatttttcatatttcaaCGCTTTGAGTGCCATTTGGCAAA GCAAACTGGAAACGGCAACGACAACGGCGACTGGCCAACAAG GGGAAAGGATTGGAATGAGTGAGTGTGGGACATGTTCTTGTGCCAACAGACAAACCTCAAAGCGGGTTCTGCAGCCATAA
- the LOC128254349 gene encoding uncharacterized protein LOC128254349 isoform X1 — protein sequence MDKELQQLIPECDLDGIGGREFESPVITCSNSNEMVGHQLGVMANHMILMGNMLCSPHKSVKCLITAPKTEQKDASTSTQMFHENTSLVVLGRLHQKLEQSETMIYDHTANKVIQISAPRNLPILKTSQLVLEDAPQTPPQRAVIKITPVKLATSENGWVAKLDPPRTKSTPSRELVTEPLQRCTTSPDFFRLHRQLWRRVPIQNSTLQLTLAVKSDPQITRTESNRASKGKGPSLIPKLIPCQGITVPNVPSSPNLAKTRTPVQRQGNGDVKVAPKRMNLTKKTEATPANRKPPAKTTKLNEPKSISTPVAAHRRPGCVEPDLQQQKNLLESLVFRQSVENQRLKAKFREEQQGLMAQMLGDLNQAIEISNGQPQQLQP from the exons ATGGACAAAGAACTACAACAGCTGATCCCCGAATGTGATCTGGATGGTATTGGCGGTCGTGAATTTGAGTCTCCGGTT ATCACCTGCTCGAACAGCAATGAAATGGTAGGCCATCAATTGGGCGTCATGGCCAATCATATGATTCTCATGGGAAACATGTTATGTAGTCCGCATAAATCAGTTAAGTGCCTAATAACGGCGccaaaaactgaacaaaagGATGCATCAACCAGTACTCAAATGTTTCACGAAAATACATCTTTGGTTGTGTTAGGTCGCCTTCATCAAAAGTTAGAGCAATCGGAGACCATGATCTATGACCACACTGCCAATAAGGTAATACAGATTTCGGCCCCTAGAAATTTGCCAATTTTGAAGACTTCCCAGCTGGTGTTGGAGGATGCTCCACAAACTCCACCACAGCGAGCTGTTATCAAAATTACACCCGTAAAGTTAGCCACCTCGGAGAACGGATGGGTAGCCAAATTGGATCCACCAAGGACTAAAAGTACCCCATCAAGGGAGTTAGTCACAGAGCCACTGCAGCGCTGCACCACAAGTCCTGATTTTTTCAGGCTGCACCGCCAACTCTGGCGTAGAGTCCCCATACAGAATTCAACTCTGCAGCTTACCTTGGCTGTTAAAAGTGACCCACAGATTACCAGGACTGAAAGCAATAGGGCGTCTAAGGGCAAGGGTCCCAGCCTAATTCCCAAACTGATTCCCTGTCAGGGGATCACTGTTCCAAATGTGCCCAGTTCGCCTAATTTGGCCAAAACTCGGACTCCTGTACAAAGGCAAGGTAACGGTGATGTAAAAGTGGCCCCAAAACGCATGAACTTGACCAAGAAAACTGAGGCCACGCCTGCAAACAGAAAGCCCCCAGCAAAAACCACCAAATTAAACGAGCCAAAAAGCATCAGTACTCCAGTGGCTGCCCACAGACGTCCTGGGTGTGTGGAGCCAGACCTCCAGCAACAGAAGAACCTTCTTGAATCTCTGGTCTTCCGGCAGTCTGTGGAAAATCAGCGTCTAAAGGCCAAATTTCGAGAGGAGCAACAGGGACTTATGGCCCAAATGCTCGGTGATCTTAACCAAGCCATCGAGATCTCCAATGGACAGCCCCAGCAATTGCAGCCATAA
- the LOC128254349 gene encoding uncharacterized protein LOC128254349 isoform X4, producing MVGHQLGVMANHMILMGNMLCSPHKSVKCLITAPKTEQKDASTSTQMFHENTSLVVLGRLHQKLEQSETMIYDHTANKVIQISAPRNLPILKTSQLVLEDAPQTPPQRAVIKITPVKLATSENGWVAKLDPPRTKSTPSRELVTEPLQRCTTSPDFFRLHRQLWRRVPIQNSTLQLTLAVKSDPQITRTESNRASKGKGPSLIPKLIPCQGITVPNVPSSPNLAKTRTPVQRQGNGDVKVAPKRMNLTKKTEATPANRKPPAKTTKLNEPKSISTPVAAHRRPGCVEPDLQQQKNLLESLVFRQSVENQRLKAKFREEQQGLMAQMLGDLNQAIEISNGQPQQLQP from the coding sequence ATGGTAGGCCATCAATTGGGCGTCATGGCCAATCATATGATTCTCATGGGAAACATGTTATGTAGTCCGCATAAATCAGTTAAGTGCCTAATAACGGCGccaaaaactgaacaaaagGATGCATCAACCAGTACTCAAATGTTTCACGAAAATACATCTTTGGTTGTGTTAGGTCGCCTTCATCAAAAGTTAGAGCAATCGGAGACCATGATCTATGACCACACTGCCAATAAGGTAATACAGATTTCGGCCCCTAGAAATTTGCCAATTTTGAAGACTTCCCAGCTGGTGTTGGAGGATGCTCCACAAACTCCACCACAGCGAGCTGTTATCAAAATTACACCCGTAAAGTTAGCCACCTCGGAGAACGGATGGGTAGCCAAATTGGATCCACCAAGGACTAAAAGTACCCCATCAAGGGAGTTAGTCACAGAGCCACTGCAGCGCTGCACCACAAGTCCTGATTTTTTCAGGCTGCACCGCCAACTCTGGCGTAGAGTCCCCATACAGAATTCAACTCTGCAGCTTACCTTGGCTGTTAAAAGTGACCCACAGATTACCAGGACTGAAAGCAATAGGGCGTCTAAGGGCAAGGGTCCCAGCCTAATTCCCAAACTGATTCCCTGTCAGGGGATCACTGTTCCAAATGTGCCCAGTTCGCCTAATTTGGCCAAAACTCGGACTCCTGTACAAAGGCAAGGTAACGGTGATGTAAAAGTGGCCCCAAAACGCATGAACTTGACCAAGAAAACTGAGGCCACGCCTGCAAACAGAAAGCCCCCAGCAAAAACCACCAAATTAAACGAGCCAAAAAGCATCAGTACTCCAGTGGCTGCCCACAGACGTCCTGGGTGTGTGGAGCCAGACCTCCAGCAACAGAAGAACCTTCTTGAATCTCTGGTCTTCCGGCAGTCTGTGGAAAATCAGCGTCTAAAGGCCAAATTTCGAGAGGAGCAACAGGGACTTATGGCCCAAATGCTCGGTGATCTTAACCAAGCCATCGAGATCTCCAATGGACAGCCCCAGCAATTGCAGCCATAA
- the LOC128254349 gene encoding uncharacterized protein LOC128254349 isoform X2, producing MDKELQQLIPECDLDGIGGREFESPITCSNSNEMVGHQLGVMANHMILMGNMLCSPHKSVKCLITAPKTEQKDASTSTQMFHENTSLVVLGRLHQKLEQSETMIYDHTANKVIQISAPRNLPILKTSQLVLEDAPQTPPQRAVIKITPVKLATSENGWVAKLDPPRTKSTPSRELVTEPLQRCTTSPDFFRLHRQLWRRVPIQNSTLQLTLAVKSDPQITRTESNRASKGKGPSLIPKLIPCQGITVPNVPSSPNLAKTRTPVQRQGNGDVKVAPKRMNLTKKTEATPANRKPPAKTTKLNEPKSISTPVAAHRRPGCVEPDLQQQKNLLESLVFRQSVENQRLKAKFREEQQGLMAQMLGDLNQAIEISNGQPQQLQP from the exons ATGGACAAAGAACTACAACAGCTGATCCCCGAATGTGATCTGGATGGTATTGGCGGTCGTGAATTTGAGTCTCCG ATCACCTGCTCGAACAGCAATGAAATGGTAGGCCATCAATTGGGCGTCATGGCCAATCATATGATTCTCATGGGAAACATGTTATGTAGTCCGCATAAATCAGTTAAGTGCCTAATAACGGCGccaaaaactgaacaaaagGATGCATCAACCAGTACTCAAATGTTTCACGAAAATACATCTTTGGTTGTGTTAGGTCGCCTTCATCAAAAGTTAGAGCAATCGGAGACCATGATCTATGACCACACTGCCAATAAGGTAATACAGATTTCGGCCCCTAGAAATTTGCCAATTTTGAAGACTTCCCAGCTGGTGTTGGAGGATGCTCCACAAACTCCACCACAGCGAGCTGTTATCAAAATTACACCCGTAAAGTTAGCCACCTCGGAGAACGGATGGGTAGCCAAATTGGATCCACCAAGGACTAAAAGTACCCCATCAAGGGAGTTAGTCACAGAGCCACTGCAGCGCTGCACCACAAGTCCTGATTTTTTCAGGCTGCACCGCCAACTCTGGCGTAGAGTCCCCATACAGAATTCAACTCTGCAGCTTACCTTGGCTGTTAAAAGTGACCCACAGATTACCAGGACTGAAAGCAATAGGGCGTCTAAGGGCAAGGGTCCCAGCCTAATTCCCAAACTGATTCCCTGTCAGGGGATCACTGTTCCAAATGTGCCCAGTTCGCCTAATTTGGCCAAAACTCGGACTCCTGTACAAAGGCAAGGTAACGGTGATGTAAAAGTGGCCCCAAAACGCATGAACTTGACCAAGAAAACTGAGGCCACGCCTGCAAACAGAAAGCCCCCAGCAAAAACCACCAAATTAAACGAGCCAAAAAGCATCAGTACTCCAGTGGCTGCCCACAGACGTCCTGGGTGTGTGGAGCCAGACCTCCAGCAACAGAAGAACCTTCTTGAATCTCTGGTCTTCCGGCAGTCTGTGGAAAATCAGCGTCTAAAGGCCAAATTTCGAGAGGAGCAACAGGGACTTATGGCCCAAATGCTCGGTGATCTTAACCAAGCCATCGAGATCTCCAATGGACAGCCCCAGCAATTGCAGCCATAA
- the LOC128254349 gene encoding uncharacterized protein LOC128254349 isoform X3, giving the protein MVLAVVNLSLRLWITCSNSNEMVGHQLGVMANHMILMGNMLCSPHKSVKCLITAPKTEQKDASTSTQMFHENTSLVVLGRLHQKLEQSETMIYDHTANKVIQISAPRNLPILKTSQLVLEDAPQTPPQRAVIKITPVKLATSENGWVAKLDPPRTKSTPSRELVTEPLQRCTTSPDFFRLHRQLWRRVPIQNSTLQLTLAVKSDPQITRTESNRASKGKGPSLIPKLIPCQGITVPNVPSSPNLAKTRTPVQRQGNGDVKVAPKRMNLTKKTEATPANRKPPAKTTKLNEPKSISTPVAAHRRPGCVEPDLQQQKNLLESLVFRQSVENQRLKAKFREEQQGLMAQMLGDLNQAIEISNGQPQQLQP; this is encoded by the exons ATGGTATTGGCGGTCGTGAATTTGAGTCTCCGGTTGTGG ATCACCTGCTCGAACAGCAATGAAATGGTAGGCCATCAATTGGGCGTCATGGCCAATCATATGATTCTCATGGGAAACATGTTATGTAGTCCGCATAAATCAGTTAAGTGCCTAATAACGGCGccaaaaactgaacaaaagGATGCATCAACCAGTACTCAAATGTTTCACGAAAATACATCTTTGGTTGTGTTAGGTCGCCTTCATCAAAAGTTAGAGCAATCGGAGACCATGATCTATGACCACACTGCCAATAAGGTAATACAGATTTCGGCCCCTAGAAATTTGCCAATTTTGAAGACTTCCCAGCTGGTGTTGGAGGATGCTCCACAAACTCCACCACAGCGAGCTGTTATCAAAATTACACCCGTAAAGTTAGCCACCTCGGAGAACGGATGGGTAGCCAAATTGGATCCACCAAGGACTAAAAGTACCCCATCAAGGGAGTTAGTCACAGAGCCACTGCAGCGCTGCACCACAAGTCCTGATTTTTTCAGGCTGCACCGCCAACTCTGGCGTAGAGTCCCCATACAGAATTCAACTCTGCAGCTTACCTTGGCTGTTAAAAGTGACCCACAGATTACCAGGACTGAAAGCAATAGGGCGTCTAAGGGCAAGGGTCCCAGCCTAATTCCCAAACTGATTCCCTGTCAGGGGATCACTGTTCCAAATGTGCCCAGTTCGCCTAATTTGGCCAAAACTCGGACTCCTGTACAAAGGCAAGGTAACGGTGATGTAAAAGTGGCCCCAAAACGCATGAACTTGACCAAGAAAACTGAGGCCACGCCTGCAAACAGAAAGCCCCCAGCAAAAACCACCAAATTAAACGAGCCAAAAAGCATCAGTACTCCAGTGGCTGCCCACAGACGTCCTGGGTGTGTGGAGCCAGACCTCCAGCAACAGAAGAACCTTCTTGAATCTCTGGTCTTCCGGCAGTCTGTGGAAAATCAGCGTCTAAAGGCCAAATTTCGAGAGGAGCAACAGGGACTTATGGCCCAAATGCTCGGTGATCTTAACCAAGCCATCGAGATCTCCAATGGACAGCCCCAGCAATTGCAGCCATAA